The window TTTTATTGACTTTTACTCCCTGATGTGGTAATTTTTTAGTAGTTAATCTGAATGAAAAAAATAGACTTGTTGCATAATTAGTTTTGTGACGAAATTTTCAGATTTTGAGACAAAACTAATTACGCAACAGGTCTAACAGGATATTCTGCTTTATTTATTAAATTTTGAATATCAGCTTTTCTTGGAAAAAATTCACAATTAGATTATTATTACTAATTATTAAAGGGTTAGGACAGCTTAAAAAAGTTTTAATCCTGTTTTTTATTACTCTTGTTTATAAGCCATTTTATTATTTGTTTAAATTTTTTTATAATTACGGCGGCAGATTTTTAATTCTTAAATTATATAAAATTTATAGGCCAATAAAAGCAATATTCCAAAAAAATATTTTTTCAGCGAAAAATAAATTTTTGCGTATTTTTGGAGGAAGATATATTGTACATATTGTAATTATTATTATAGCGCTTTTGGTTTCTGCTTCTAACATAAACGCGCAAGGAAAACATAGTATTACGACAAGATTTGAAAACAAAAGCTTAATAGGAAAATTAGTAAAAACAGGAGAGTTTGAAGACGGCGGGGAATTAATAGAAGAAAACATTGATATAGAAAATATTAGCAAAAAAAAGCAAAAATCTTTTTATACTGATGAAGCAAAATATAGCTTAGCGTATCAACCGCAATTAGATATCCCTGAGCCTGATGAAGATAGCGGCATTATACTTACGCAAGAAGGCAGCGTTGTTTCTGGAATTGCTGTCGCGGACAGCGATGAAATTTCGAAATACAGAACAGAAATAGAATATTATATTGTGCAAGAAGGAGATTCAACTTATAGCATCGCAAAAAAATATAATATTACGGTAAATACTATTATTTGGGAAAACGGGCTTAATAGATATGGCTTTATTAAACCAGGGCAAAAGTTAGCTATCTTACCAACGATTGGAATAACATATAAAGTTAAAAAATACGATAACATTGGCAAAATAGCAAAAAAATATAATGTGAGCGAAAAAGATATAATAAAAGCCAGCGAGATAAGCGATGTTTCCAGCTTACAAATTGGGCAAAAATTGATTATTCCGGGAGCGCGCAAGGTAGCTATTGTGTCGCCAAAAAAATCAAGTAGATCAGCGACTTATGCTCCAGCGCCAAAAACAGCGCTTGCGAAAACAAATATTAAAAGCTCCACAAAACTTTTATGGCCGGCAAGTTGTCGCAGAATTTCGCAATATTATCATTGGCGGCATCATGCCGTTGACATTGCTTGTAAGAGCGGAACAGCTATTTATGCCGCTGAGGACGGAATCGTGCAATCATCTGGCTGGGCAACAGGATATGGGAAACGAATTATAATAAGCCATGGAAACGGGATGACAACTTTATACGCGCATTTTAGCAAACTTTATGTGCGCGCTGGGCAAGCCGTTAATAGAGGAGATGTTATAGGCGCTATGGGTTCAACAGGATGGTCAACAGGCTCTCATCTTCATTTTGAGGTTAAAATAAGAGGATCTAAAAAGAATCCTTTGAGTTATATAAGATAATATGATATGATTAAAATATAAAATAAATTTTATGTCTTTTAGAGCTTATATTTTTTTAATGTTGTTTGCGACTGCTATTTCTTGGGCAGTATGGTTAACAATTTTATTTTTTATAAACCCTTTTGAAACAGATTTTCTTGGTTTTTTGTTTTTTTATTTGTCTTTATTTTTGTCTTTAGTTGGAACAATCGCGATAATAGCTTCAATCATAAGAAGAGTGTTTATTAAAGATAAAATTTTATTTCGCCATGTTGTTATTTCCTTTAGACAAGCAATATTTTTTTCTATTTTAATAATCTCTTGTTTATTATTACAAAGCCAACGACTTTTAACATGGTGGAATATGATGTTTTTAGTTTTAGCTTTAGTCGTATTTGAATTGTTTGCTATTTCTAAAAAAAGGACAATTTGATAAAAATTATTTTAAAATTTTTGTTGTTATTTTTTTAAAGCGGAAAAATATAAACTTATGTTAAATAAACAATTGCAAAAATTAAAAAAGTCAGCTTTTTCTGACTTGCAAAAAGTAAAAAACGAAATGGTTTTGCGTGATTTGGAATTAAAATATTTTGCGCGCAAGGATGGCAAAATTACAATGATTTTGCGTAATTTATCAAAGATGTCTGAAAGCGAGCGTAAGACCATAGGAAAATTAGCAAATGAAATTAAAAAAGAAATAGAATTTGCTATTCAGAAAAAAAAACACGAAATACAAGAAAAAAAATTTGATAAAATAGTTGAAAAAGAAAAAATTGACACTACTTTGCCAAGCTATTCCATTCCTGTTGGAAATTTACATCCAATAACTAAGGTTCAGAGAGAAATTGAAGAGATTTTTTATTCTATGGGGTTTGTAATTTTGGACGGGCCTGAAATAGAGAGTGATTATTATAATTTTTCAGCGTTAAATGTTCCGTCTCATCATCCTGCCAGGGATATGCAAGACACTTTTTATGTTGAGGGAGATGATTTGCT is drawn from Patescibacteria group bacterium and contains these coding sequences:
- a CDS encoding peptidoglycan DD-metalloendopeptidase family protein, which gives rise to MNISFSWKKFTIRLLLLIIKGLGQLKKVLILFFITLVYKPFYYLFKFFYNYGGRFLILKLYKIYRPIKAIFQKNIFSAKNKFLRIFGGRYIVHIVIIIIALLVSASNINAQGKHSITTRFENKSLIGKLVKTGEFEDGGELIEENIDIENISKKKQKSFYTDEAKYSLAYQPQLDIPEPDEDSGIILTQEGSVVSGIAVADSDEISKYRTEIEYYIVQEGDSTYSIAKKYNITVNTIIWENGLNRYGFIKPGQKLAILPTIGITYKVKKYDNIGKIAKKYNVSEKDIIKASEISDVSSLQIGQKLIIPGARKVAIVSPKKSSRSATYAPAPKTALAKTNIKSSTKLLWPASCRRISQYYHWRHHAVDIACKSGTAIYAAEDGIVQSSGWATGYGKRIIISHGNGMTTLYAHFSKLYVRAGQAVNRGDVIGAMGSTGWSTGSHLHFEVKIRGSKKNPLSYIR